In one Arenibacter antarcticus genomic region, the following are encoded:
- a CDS encoding CAP domain-containing protein encodes MKTHYLLMLLFACALSSCSKETVESIAIEEAENAVKVEQQILLLLNEHRSSLGFNELNFSDLAYAQANEHTDYMIAKGTANHDNFSVRASNISSAANATYVSENVAKDYDSGLEAFQQWLASSDHRMTMEGEFTHTAVSVKRNGQGKLYFTHLFYR; translated from the coding sequence ATGAAAACGCATTATTTATTAATGCTTTTGTTCGCGTGCGCATTAAGTTCCTGTAGTAAGGAGACTGTCGAATCCATTGCTATTGAAGAAGCAGAAAACGCGGTAAAGGTAGAACAGCAAATATTATTGCTTCTTAATGAACATCGAAGTTCACTAGGATTCAATGAGTTGAATTTTAGCGACTTGGCATATGCGCAAGCTAACGAGCACACAGATTATATGATAGCCAAAGGCACTGCCAATCACGATAATTTTAGCGTACGCGCTTCCAATATCTCCTCCGCGGCAAATGCCACCTACGTATCAGAAAATGTAGCCAAAGACTATGACTCTGGTTTAGAGGCCTTCCAACAATGGTTGGCTAGTTCCGATCATCGCATGACCATGGAAGGCGAATTTACGCATACTGCGGTAAGTGTTAAGCGCAATGGTCAAGGAAAACTGTATTTTACACATCTCTTCTACAGATAG
- a CDS encoding CvpA family protein — MSKAKFRMGILDIILGLLLLYGLYKGIRNGLFVELASLVAVIAGLYGAIHFSYIAGEYLSENMDWDERYMNTSAFIITFILIVIIIVLAGRLLTKIANFAMLGLLNKLAGAVFGTLKVAVILGALLIFFDKGNNQLGVVKSEFMEESRLYTPVKEIGAFVFSRVLKETRTLNGNEEGQEGSFLDL; from the coding sequence TTGTCAAAAGCTAAATTTAGAATGGGAATATTGGACATAATTTTAGGACTTCTATTGCTTTACGGACTTTACAAAGGCATTAGAAATGGCCTCTTTGTAGAATTAGCCTCCTTGGTAGCAGTTATTGCAGGGCTTTATGGGGCTATCCACTTCTCCTATATTGCTGGGGAATATCTATCCGAAAACATGGATTGGGATGAACGCTATATGAACACCTCTGCATTTATCATCACCTTTATCCTCATAGTGATAATCATTGTTTTGGCAGGGAGGTTATTGACGAAAATAGCCAACTTTGCCATGTTGGGGCTGCTTAACAAGTTGGCTGGAGCTGTGTTTGGCACCTTAAAAGTTGCGGTAATACTGGGAGCATTACTGATCTTTTTCGACAAGGGCAATAATCAACTAGGTGTTGTTAAATCGGAATTTATGGAAGAATCTAGATTATATACGCCAGTAAAGGAAATAGGTGCCTTTGTATTTAGCAGGGTACTGAAAGAAACTCGTACCCTTAATGGAAATGAGGAGGGACAAGAAGGAAGCTTTCTGGATCTTTAG
- a CDS encoding alpha-2-macroglobulin — protein MKLLLRSLILLFVLGCNQKQDSGKLTLDTLNLYQDYITEVTHGIISAKSDVRIVLKTPMDKWVNGQELNKELLKVSPQTKGKVIALDARTIAFVPEKRFKQDANYVFTLDLESLMPDLPKELYSFTFGVKTLKQQFNVYTQAIQSYSKDYQYLEGQLITSDQLTLEDAKKLISVTQEGKTIPLKFDRTVKEGTQFPFKIDSISRFKEDSELVVVWDGFDLGIDSSGKNSLKIPGKSNFSILDVVVETGGTQVLLINFSDPLKKGQNFKGLVLLEGDDTPKYAIEGNVLKVYPSKEISGAVALNVFEGIQSVDGHRLKSKYHQQIAFEQVKPEVRLLSNGTILPSSNNLKINFEAVNVKSVHVSVLRIFENNVLQFLQQNSIGESYNLKAVARPIATKTIDLGDNIAVRSGKWTAHALDLKTLIRPEVGAIYRVELSINPSFSIYKCDATNFIDVQLDDSDFDEEKEMSSWDGVAEYYNDYYDNYDWNQRDNPCHTSYYYNKTVGTNILASDIGVTIKRGTNKSYFIAVNNIVNTEPIPGAKATFYNYQQQPLGEVTTEVDGTARYDSEHLAFFAVVESQGQKTYVKLNDGNVLSVSKFKVDGALVQKGIKGFIFGERGVWRPGDKIYLSFMLNDNDNKLPEGHPVKLELLDPYNKVVHRQINTGGLNNYYSFQYKTDENAPTGNWLAKITVGGATFTKSLKIETIKPNRLKIKTEFSHEVLSSKSPIQGKMEVAWLHGAVAKNLKADITAKFKVQNTSFKAFSNYTFDDPTRAFTMEDQLIFNNKIDGDGKANFTMDPKFNSPAPGMLSAVFVTKVYENGGDFSTDVFSKPFSPYRTYVGLNVPKGDKTKGMLLTDVPHNFEVVTVDENGSPKPTENLKVVIYKINWRWWWETSQENLSSFNSDQYQEKVLEKTISTDSKGMGAFSFELKYPDWGRYLVRVEDPKGQHATATTIYVDWPGWAGKSRKSDPSAATMLMFSTDKENYKVGESATVTFPSSIGGRALVTIENGVEVLDASWVNTTQGETKFKIPITELHAPNVFINISLLQPHATTLNDNPIRLYGIVPISVENPATKLVPSIDMPKVLRPEEKVTIKVKEKQGRAMTYSIAMVDEGLLDLTRFVTPDPWKTFYASEALGVKSWDIYDDVIGAFGGRIDQVFAIGGDGELAGAKNKKANRFEPMVVFLGPFSLKAGEAKAHEISIPKYVGSVRTMVVAGNPENAAYGMVEETTPVRKPLMVLASLPRKITPGETVTLPVTVFAMEDKVKEVSLKIKPDPSFKVLGNAVQTVSFTSPDEKMAYFQLQVSDFKGIGKLRVEASGNGEKASFVVEIDVVNPNPISTQTDDLILAPNESSSLSLTTFGIAGSNSAQLEFSTLPPMNFSGRMQYLINYPHGCLEQIISGAFPQLFLADIFELNSTKKKQIQQNVESTIKRSGAYQLPSGGFSYWPGQYQADDWSSSFVGHFLLEAEKKGYVLPIGFKSTWVKYQQNIAKAWRAETTTSDLAQAYRLYTLAFSGNADIASMNRLRETTTLTNEGKFRLAATYGLIGQTKVAEEILKSANYNQEDRVNYYSTYGSADRNRAMALETYVLLGNKIKAQELAKILAERLSEDQWMSTQSTAYSLLALAKFAEMIGGNGIKASVKVNQKASKVETDKTLANLDLEINKGMNTIAIKNNGDNTIFVNIIKSGVLPVGEEKELSRNLVAKVVYKGRDGSIIDPSMVGQGTNFVAEVSLTNSKTASLKNIALSQIFPSGWEIVNTRFTDFGDFADNDVTYTDLRDDRANFYFDMKGNETKTLRILLNASYLGKYYLPGIQAEAMYDNDYFVRTKGQWIQVVQ, from the coding sequence ATGAAATTACTTTTACGTAGCCTTATCTTGCTTTTTGTTCTAGGGTGCAACCAAAAACAAGATTCTGGCAAATTGACTTTGGATACTTTAAACCTTTACCAAGATTATATTACCGAAGTTACCCACGGAATAATTTCCGCCAAGTCAGATGTACGGATAGTATTAAAAACTCCGATGGATAAATGGGTAAATGGGCAGGAATTAAATAAGGAGCTTCTTAAGGTATCTCCCCAGACCAAAGGGAAAGTAATTGCTTTGGATGCAAGGACCATAGCCTTTGTCCCAGAAAAGAGATTTAAGCAGGATGCTAACTATGTGTTTACTTTGGATCTAGAAAGTTTAATGCCAGACCTGCCTAAAGAATTGTACAGTTTTACTTTTGGTGTAAAAACCCTAAAGCAGCAGTTTAATGTGTATACCCAGGCCATACAATCCTATTCCAAAGATTATCAATATTTGGAAGGCCAATTGATTACTTCGGATCAATTGACTTTGGAAGACGCCAAGAAATTAATATCCGTAACCCAAGAAGGCAAAACCATACCTCTTAAATTTGACAGAACCGTAAAGGAAGGTACCCAGTTTCCATTCAAAATAGATAGTATTTCCCGTTTTAAGGAAGATTCAGAATTGGTGGTTGTTTGGGATGGGTTTGATTTGGGAATTGACAGTTCTGGCAAGAATTCCCTAAAAATCCCAGGGAAGAGCAATTTTAGTATTTTGGATGTTGTTGTAGAAACCGGTGGCACCCAAGTGTTGCTTATCAATTTCTCTGATCCTTTAAAAAAAGGCCAAAACTTTAAGGGCTTGGTGCTATTGGAAGGCGACGATACTCCCAAGTATGCCATAGAAGGCAACGTTTTAAAAGTATATCCATCCAAGGAGATAAGTGGAGCTGTAGCACTAAACGTTTTTGAGGGTATACAAAGCGTGGACGGTCACCGATTAAAATCCAAGTACCACCAGCAGATAGCCTTTGAACAGGTGAAACCTGAAGTCAGGCTTCTGTCCAACGGCACCATTTTGCCTTCTTCCAATAATTTAAAAATAAATTTTGAAGCGGTAAATGTAAAATCTGTCCATGTTTCCGTACTGCGAATCTTTGAAAATAACGTCTTGCAATTCCTTCAACAAAATAGCATAGGTGAAAGTTACAATCTAAAGGCTGTGGCGCGTCCTATTGCTACTAAAACTATTGATCTAGGGGACAATATTGCTGTGCGAAGCGGTAAATGGACCGCCCATGCTCTAGATCTTAAAACGTTGATTAGACCTGAAGTTGGCGCTATTTACAGAGTAGAGCTAAGTATAAATCCATCCTTTAGCATTTACAAATGTGATGCTACCAATTTTATTGACGTACAGTTGGATGATTCAGATTTTGATGAAGAAAAAGAAATGAGTTCTTGGGACGGAGTAGCGGAATACTACAATGATTATTACGATAATTACGATTGGAACCAGCGAGATAATCCTTGCCACACCTCGTACTATTATAACAAGACCGTAGGAACCAATATTTTGGCTTCCGATATAGGGGTCACCATAAAAAGGGGAACCAACAAGAGTTATTTTATAGCAGTTAATAATATTGTAAATACGGAGCCGATACCGGGTGCCAAAGCCACTTTTTATAATTACCAACAGCAGCCATTAGGGGAGGTTACCACCGAAGTGGACGGGACCGCTAGGTATGACTCAGAGCATCTGGCCTTCTTTGCTGTAGTGGAAAGCCAGGGCCAAAAAACCTATGTTAAACTAAACGATGGCAATGTGCTTTCGGTGAGTAAGTTTAAGGTAGATGGGGCGTTGGTCCAGAAGGGGATAAAAGGATTTATTTTTGGGGAACGGGGCGTGTGGCGTCCAGGAGATAAGATATACCTCTCGTTTATGTTAAACGACAACGACAACAAACTCCCCGAGGGGCATCCTGTAAAATTAGAGCTTTTGGACCCCTACAATAAGGTGGTACACCGCCAGATAAACACCGGTGGGTTAAATAATTACTACAGTTTTCAATATAAGACCGATGAAAATGCCCCTACGGGTAATTGGTTGGCGAAAATTACAGTGGGTGGCGCTACGTTTACCAAATCCCTAAAAATAGAGACCATAAAGCCCAATAGGCTAAAGATCAAAACGGAATTTTCCCATGAGGTCCTCAGTAGCAAATCTCCAATTCAAGGTAAAATGGAAGTTGCATGGTTGCACGGGGCAGTGGCCAAAAATCTTAAGGCCGATATTACCGCTAAGTTTAAGGTTCAGAATACATCCTTTAAAGCATTTTCAAATTATACTTTTGATGATCCAACTCGGGCATTTACGATGGAGGATCAACTTATTTTTAACAATAAGATAGATGGGGATGGGAAGGCGAACTTTACAATGGATCCAAAATTTAATAGTCCTGCTCCTGGGATGTTGAGTGCTGTATTTGTGACCAAAGTCTATGAAAATGGCGGGGATTTTAGTACGGATGTATTTTCCAAACCTTTTTCGCCCTATCGGACCTATGTAGGGTTAAATGTGCCCAAGGGCGATAAAACTAAGGGTATGCTGCTTACCGATGTTCCCCATAACTTTGAGGTGGTTACTGTAGACGAAAATGGCAGCCCTAAACCTACGGAGAATTTAAAGGTGGTGATCTACAAAATCAATTGGAGATGGTGGTGGGAGACATCTCAGGAGAACCTTTCCAGCTTTAATAGCGATCAATATCAGGAGAAAGTATTGGAAAAGACCATTAGTACCGATTCTAAAGGGATGGGGGCATTTTCCTTTGAATTAAAATATCCTGATTGGGGAAGGTATCTGGTACGGGTAGAAGATCCCAAGGGACAGCATGCCACCGCTACGACCATTTATGTAGATTGGCCGGGCTGGGCAGGTAAGTCCAGGAAGAGCGATCCCTCTGCGGCGACCATGTTAATGTTCTCTACAGATAAGGAAAATTACAAGGTTGGCGAATCGGCCACGGTCACTTTTCCGAGTTCTATAGGTGGGAGGGCGTTGGTTACTATAGAAAATGGTGTTGAGGTCTTAGATGCGAGTTGGGTGAACACTACCCAAGGGGAAACTAAATTTAAAATTCCGATTACAGAACTGCACGCGCCCAATGTATTTATCAATATAAGCTTGTTACAGCCGCATGCTACTACCCTAAACGATAATCCTATTAGGTTGTATGGAATTGTACCTATATCAGTAGAAAATCCGGCGACAAAATTGGTGCCTTCCATTGATATGCCCAAAGTCTTAAGACCCGAAGAAAAGGTCACCATAAAGGTGAAGGAAAAGCAGGGCAGGGCTATGACTTATAGTATTGCCATGGTTGATGAAGGCTTGTTAGATTTAACACGTTTTGTAACTCCTGACCCATGGAAAACCTTTTATGCAAGTGAGGCATTAGGTGTTAAGAGTTGGGATATTTATGATGATGTTATAGGTGCTTTTGGAGGTAGGATAGATCAGGTATTCGCCATTGGTGGTGATGGGGAATTGGCAGGGGCGAAAAATAAAAAAGCAAATCGTTTTGAGCCCATGGTGGTGTTTTTGGGACCATTTTCCCTTAAAGCTGGCGAAGCCAAGGCTCATGAAATAAGCATTCCAAAATATGTGGGTTCTGTACGGACCATGGTAGTGGCGGGGAATCCCGAAAACGCTGCTTATGGGATGGTAGAAGAAACCACTCCTGTGCGCAAGCCTTTGATGGTCTTGGCTTCCTTACCTCGGAAAATTACACCTGGGGAAACAGTTACCTTACCTGTTACCGTATTTGCTATGGAAGATAAGGTGAAGGAGGTTAGTCTAAAAATAAAACCAGATCCCTCATTTAAGGTTTTAGGGAATGCAGTGCAAACCGTCTCGTTTACCAGCCCAGATGAAAAGATGGCTTATTTTCAATTGCAAGTGTCAGATTTTAAAGGAATAGGAAAGCTAAGGGTAGAAGCTTCGGGTAATGGGGAAAAAGCCTCTTTTGTCGTTGAGATCGATGTGGTGAATCCGAATCCGATAAGCACACAGACGGATGATCTTATCTTAGCGCCTAATGAGTCGAGCTCCCTTTCTCTTACTACCTTCGGTATAGCAGGAAGTAATTCGGCACAGCTAGAATTTTCTACCCTGCCACCTATGAATTTTAGTGGAAGAATGCAGTATTTAATCAACTATCCACATGGTTGTTTGGAGCAGATTATCTCTGGGGCTTTTCCACAATTATTCCTTGCCGATATCTTTGAATTAAATTCTACAAAGAAAAAGCAGATCCAACAGAATGTGGAAAGCACCATTAAAAGGTCGGGGGCCTATCAGCTTCCATCTGGGGGCTTTTCCTATTGGCCAGGACAGTACCAAGCCGATGACTGGAGTTCCTCCTTTGTTGGCCACTTTTTATTGGAGGCCGAGAAAAAAGGCTATGTATTGCCTATTGGATTTAAATCTACTTGGGTGAAATATCAACAGAATATAGCCAAGGCTTGGCGTGCCGAAACTACTACTTCCGATCTCGCCCAGGCATATAGACTATATACGCTGGCATTTTCAGGAAATGCGGACATTGCTTCGATGAACAGGCTTCGAGAAACAACTACGCTTACTAACGAAGGAAAATTTAGATTGGCCGCCACCTACGGATTGATCGGACAAACCAAAGTGGCGGAGGAAATCCTTAAATCCGCTAATTATAATCAGGAAGACAGGGTAAATTACTACAGTACCTATGGGTCAGCAGATCGAAATAGGGCTATGGCCTTAGAAACCTATGTGCTTTTAGGCAATAAAATTAAAGCACAGGAATTGGCAAAAATATTGGCAGAACGCTTATCAGAAGACCAATGGATGAGTACCCAGAGTACCGCTTACAGCTTATTGGCATTGGCCAAATTTGCAGAAATGATTGGTGGGAATGGAATAAAGGCCTCAGTTAAGGTCAACCAAAAAGCATCCAAAGTGGAGACCGATAAAACATTGGCGAATTTGGATTTGGAAATTAATAAGGGCATGAACACCATTGCAATAAAGAACAATGGTGATAACACCATATTTGTAAATATCATAAAGAGTGGTGTTTTACCCGTAGGCGAAGAAAAGGAGCTATCCCGGAACCTAGTGGCTAAAGTGGTTTATAAAGGTAGGGACGGTTCTATAATTGACCCCTCCATGGTAGGGCAGGGAACAAATTTTGTGGCAGAAGTTTCCCTGACAAATAGTAAAACGGCCTCCCTTAAAAATATTGCCCTCTCTCAAATTTTCCCCAGTGGTTGGGAAATTGTAAATACTCGCTTTACGGATTTTGGAGATTTCGCTGATAATGATGTAACCTATACCGACCTTAGGGATGACAGAGCCAACTTCTATTTCGATATGAAAGGAAACGAGACGAAGACCTTGCGGATATTGTTAAACGCCTCCTATTTAGGGAAATATTATTTACCGGGAATCCAGGCAGAGGCCATGTACGACAATGATTATTTTGTGCGTACCAAGGGGCAATGGATACAAGTGGTTCAGTAA
- the pbpC gene encoding penicillin-binding protein 1C encodes MVRNYRLSNHGVITPFFRKKKHILIVSILVSLSIAYYFCLPDKLFKVPTATVVESSSGQLLGALIAEDGQWRFPVVDSVPHKFEVSILNFEDAHFYRHPGFNPVSMAKAIRSNWRAGETVRGGSTLSQQLIRMSRHQQQRTYWEKIKELVLATRLELRFSKKEILKSYASHAPFGGNVVGLEMATWRYFGLQPHQLSWAEAATLAVLPNAPSLIYPGKNQEKLLEKRNRLLHKLHKNHYLDSLTYQLSLLEKLPNKPFNVPNKVPHLLQFLAKGNRGERITTTVDPYLQTTVNAIVNNHHKVLRQNQVHNAAVLVMDVNSRKVLSYVGNTTAGADHEENVDMVHANRSTGSVIKPLLYAAMIDAGELLPGMLVPDVPTHIAGYTPENFDRSYSGAVRADRALARSLNIPSVRLLQSYGLQKFRDQLDFFKLKGLNRPADHYGLTLILGGAESNLWDLCKTYASLASTINHFNKTSSEYYIDEFVEPVLRMGFDADFGKKSTEKTLFDAASIYLTFEAMKDLNRPEGSESWEFYDSSKKIAWKTGTSFGNKDAWAIGVTKDHVVGVWVGNADGEGRPNMMGLNTAAPILFDVFDVLPTSSWFQAPEDEFTTIDVCAESGYLASAICPKSSIRIPNKKQYVPVCDYHRLVHLDQSGRFRVNSSCGNPAEIRTEPWFVLPPLMGYYYQRSHPSYVMLPPFKSSCKQTGIPEMAFIYPKDGSRITLTKNFGGETGELVIKLAHAKPGTTVYWYLNDTYLGETVNYHERGLIPEKGRHRITAVDGSGNEIMVNITIE; translated from the coding sequence ATGGTTAGAAATTATAGACTATCCAATCATGGTGTAATTACTCCTTTTTTTAGGAAAAAAAAGCACATCCTAATAGTTTCTATCCTAGTATCACTTTCCATTGCCTACTATTTTTGTTTGCCAGATAAACTTTTCAAGGTACCAACGGCAACGGTAGTAGAAAGCAGTTCTGGGCAGCTCTTAGGAGCCCTTATAGCGGAAGATGGCCAGTGGCGGTTTCCCGTGGTGGATAGCGTGCCCCATAAATTTGAAGTTAGCATCCTGAATTTTGAGGATGCTCATTTTTATAGGCATCCCGGCTTCAATCCCGTCTCTATGGCCAAGGCAATTAGATCTAATTGGAGGGCAGGAGAGACAGTAAGAGGGGGAAGTACGCTTTCCCAGCAGTTAATACGAATGTCTCGCCATCAGCAACAGAGAACCTATTGGGAGAAAATTAAAGAATTGGTGCTTGCCACTAGGTTGGAATTGCGATTTTCTAAAAAGGAAATACTAAAGAGCTATGCAAGTCACGCTCCCTTTGGGGGGAACGTTGTGGGTCTGGAAATGGCGACATGGCGCTATTTTGGATTGCAACCCCATCAACTGTCTTGGGCAGAAGCCGCTACATTGGCCGTTTTGCCCAATGCCCCTAGCCTGATTTATCCAGGTAAGAACCAGGAAAAATTATTGGAGAAAAGAAATAGATTGCTCCATAAATTACATAAGAACCACTACCTAGACAGTCTTACCTACCAGCTTTCGCTGCTGGAGAAGTTGCCCAATAAACCGTTTAATGTTCCTAATAAAGTGCCTCATTTGCTGCAATTCTTAGCAAAAGGAAATAGGGGGGAGCGTATCACCACAACCGTGGATCCATACCTACAAACCACAGTGAATGCAATAGTGAATAACCATCACAAGGTGCTAAGGCAGAATCAGGTTCACAATGCAGCAGTCCTTGTTATGGATGTAAATAGCAGGAAGGTGCTGTCCTATGTGGGTAACACCACAGCAGGAGCGGATCATGAGGAGAATGTAGATATGGTACATGCCAATCGCAGTACGGGAAGTGTAATAAAGCCTCTGTTGTATGCCGCTATGATAGATGCTGGGGAATTGTTGCCAGGGATGCTGGTCCCAGATGTCCCTACACATATCGCTGGTTATACCCCTGAAAATTTTGACCGTTCTTATAGTGGTGCGGTACGGGCGGATAGGGCCTTGGCAAGGTCCTTGAATATTCCCTCAGTACGATTGTTGCAGTCTTATGGATTACAAAAATTTAGAGATCAATTGGACTTCTTTAAACTTAAGGGACTCAATAGACCCGCAGATCATTATGGTTTGACGCTGATTCTTGGTGGGGCCGAAAGTAATTTATGGGATCTTTGTAAAACCTATGCCTCCTTAGCGTCTACCATTAATCATTTTAACAAAACCTCCAGTGAATACTATATTGACGAATTTGTAGAACCCGTGCTCCGTATGGGTTTCGATGCCGATTTTGGGAAGAAATCCACAGAAAAAACCTTATTCGACGCAGCCAGTATCTATCTTACTTTTGAAGCTATGAAGGATTTAAATAGACCAGAAGGGAGCGAATCGTGGGAGTTTTATGATTCTTCCAAGAAAATCGCTTGGAAAACAGGGACTAGCTTCGGAAATAAGGATGCTTGGGCTATTGGCGTAACAAAAGATCATGTTGTTGGTGTTTGGGTAGGGAATGCCGATGGGGAAGGAAGGCCCAATATGATGGGATTGAACACCGCGGCACCTATTTTATTTGATGTATTTGATGTGCTGCCCACCTCTTCTTGGTTTCAGGCTCCTGAAGATGAGTTTACCACTATTGATGTATGTGCCGAAAGCGGGTATTTGGCTTCCGCTATTTGTCCCAAAAGCAGCATCCGTATCCCAAATAAAAAACAGTATGTACCCGTTTGTGACTATCATAGGCTGGTGCATTTAGACCAAAGTGGAAGGTTCAGGGTAAATTCGTCTTGTGGGAATCCTGCGGAAATTAGGACTGAACCTTGGTTCGTATTACCTCCTTTAATGGGGTATTACTATCAAAGAAGCCACCCTTCTTATGTTATGTTGCCCCCATTTAAGTCCAGTTGTAAGCAAACTGGAATACCAGAGATGGCATTTATTTATCCTAAGGATGGGAGCAGGATTACCCTAACCAAGAATTTCGGAGGGGAAACTGGGGAATTGGTGATTAAACTTGCCCACGCGAAGCCCGGTACCACTGTGTATTGGTATTTAAACGATACCTATCTTGGGGAGACTGTTAATTACCATGAGCGGGGACTTATTCCCGAGAAAGGTAGGCACCGAATAACCGCAGTAGACGGGTCGGGAAATGAAATTATGGTTAACATTACCATAGAGTAG
- a CDS encoding DUF5004 domain-containing protein has translation MKLRSVLSGFGTLVLVLGFNSCDVSNDTEFVCQEDFTGALVENENVLVGKWELTAIVAEKEVDLTSDSESNPKTDIYVQYSECDRDANFVYTSDRGYTNSQGQSAENCTNKAKFSGTWKLNGNVLSFVNNCSSQNMTLEFNEDKSAYSFTGNYNITDANGQKILTDITFTYSKADSETEPVE, from the coding sequence ATGAAATTAAGAAGTGTTTTATCAGGATTTGGGACTCTTGTCCTTGTACTAGGTTTTAATAGCTGTGATGTCTCTAATGATACTGAATTTGTATGTCAGGAGGATTTCACGGGTGCTCTTGTGGAAAACGAAAATGTATTAGTGGGCAAATGGGAGCTCACTGCAATCGTAGCGGAAAAGGAAGTAGACCTAACCAGTGATAGTGAAAGCAACCCTAAAACGGATATTTATGTGCAATATTCCGAATGTGATAGGGATGCCAATTTTGTTTATACATCAGATAGGGGCTATACCAACTCTCAGGGACAGAGTGCAGAGAATTGCACCAATAAGGCAAAGTTTAGCGGTACATGGAAGCTAAATGGCAATGTTTTAAGTTTTGTAAACAATTGCTCTTCTCAGAATATGACTCTTGAATTCAATGAGGATAAATCTGCTTATTCCTTTACAGGGAATTATAATATAACGGATGCAAATGGGCAAAAGATCTTAACAGACATTACCTTTACATATTCTAAGGCTGACAGCGAAACAGAGCCTGTGGAATAG
- a CDS encoding 3-hydroxyanthranilate 3,4-dioxygenase, which yields MSIQPPFNLGRWISENREILKPPVGNKNLYTESGDYIVMVVAGPNARKDYHYNETEELFYQLEGNIEVHIQEDGEKKTMHLGPGDMYLHPAKVPHSPVRHEGSIGLVIERKRADMEVDDGLLWFCDNCNNKLYETYFTLNDIEKDFLAHFKIFYSSQELRTCNNCGTVMPVDPRFISGGDR from the coding sequence ATGTCTATACAACCGCCATTTAATTTGGGTCGATGGATTTCAGAAAATCGGGAAATACTAAAACCCCCTGTCGGCAATAAAAACCTTTATACAGAATCGGGAGATTATATTGTAATGGTGGTAGCCGGTCCAAATGCCAGGAAAGACTATCATTACAATGAGACTGAGGAACTATTTTATCAGCTGGAAGGAAATATCGAGGTGCACATTCAGGAGGATGGAGAAAAGAAAACCATGCATTTGGGTCCCGGGGATATGTATCTCCACCCTGCCAAGGTTCCCCATTCACCTGTTAGGCATGAAGGCTCTATAGGATTGGTAATTGAACGAAAAAGAGCGGACATGGAGGTAGATGATGGACTACTTTGGTTTTGCGACAATTGCAATAACAAACTGTATGAAACCTATTTTACTTTAAATGATATAGAAAAGGATTTTCTTGCACATTTTAAAATCTTTTACAGCTCACAAGAGCTCCGAACCTGTAATAACTGCGGAACGGTAATGCCTGTGGACCCCCGATTTATTTCGGGTGGGGATCGCTAA